In Caldicellulosiruptor obsidiansis OB47, a single window of DNA contains:
- the argB gene encoding acetylglutamate kinase: MYEEMDTLIEKASILIEALPYIQKLYGKTVVIKYGGNAMINEKLKNWVMEDITLLKYIGVNPIVVHGGGPDINSVLKKLKVESQFVNGLRVTDMQTMEVAQMVLVGKTNKELVSMLNQKGGKAIGICGIDGNLIQARKHYEYVNGEKIDLGYVGEVVSINAKVLEMLAKDEYIPVVAPIGVGEDGTSYNINADTVAAEIAKAIKAEKLMFMTDVEGLKYDKNSKEIISAISADEVLKMIDEGKIDGGMIPKVLGCIDALKHGVNRTHILDGRIPHCILLEIFTDKGIGTMIHL; encoded by the coding sequence ATGTACGAAGAAATGGACACTCTGATTGAAAAAGCAAGTATATTAATAGAAGCTCTTCCTTACATACAAAAACTTTATGGTAAGACTGTTGTAATAAAATATGGCGGGAATGCTATGATAAATGAAAAGCTTAAAAACTGGGTTATGGAAGATATAACTTTGCTCAAATACATTGGTGTAAATCCAATAGTTGTTCATGGCGGTGGACCTGACATAAATTCAGTCCTCAAGAAACTCAAGGTTGAAAGTCAGTTTGTCAATGGGCTCAGAGTAACAGATATGCAAACCATGGAAGTTGCTCAAATGGTCCTTGTAGGAAAGACAAATAAAGAACTTGTATCAATGCTAAACCAAAAAGGTGGAAAGGCAATAGGTATTTGCGGAATTGATGGTAATTTAATTCAGGCACGAAAACATTATGAATATGTAAATGGAGAAAAAATTGATTTAGGTTATGTGGGAGAGGTCGTGTCAATAAACGCAAAGGTTTTAGAAATGCTTGCTAAAGATGAATATATACCTGTTGTTGCACCAATTGGTGTTGGGGAAGATGGTACAAGTTACAATATTAACGCAGATACTGTGGCGGCTGAAATTGCAAAGGCAATAAAGGCTGAAAAGCTAATGTTTATGACAGATGTTGAAGGATTAAAATATGATAAAAATAGCAAGGAAATAATCTCAGCAATAAGTGCCGATGAAGTTTTGAAGATGATTGACGAAGGAAAGATTGATGGCGGGATGATTCCAAAGGTGTTAGGATGCATAGACGCACTAAAGCACGGTGTCAATCGTACACACATCCTTGATGGAAGAATTCCACACTGTATTTTGCTTGAGATATTTACAGATAAAGGTATTGGAACAATGATTCATCTGTAA
- the rlmH gene encoding 23S rRNA (pseudouridine(1915)-N(3))-methyltransferase RlmH: MIKIISVGTIKEKYFLQACEEYKKRLSRWVKVEEIEIKEEDENKYSNIETLLEKEADKVLKFIKEDEFIIVCDVNGFEFSSEEFSEILRKNIYSGKNITFIIGSSNGLSNEVKRKADLLISFSKLTFPHQLFRVLLYEQIYRGFSIIYGTKYHK, translated from the coding sequence ATGATAAAAATAATCAGTGTTGGAACAATAAAAGAGAAGTATTTCTTGCAGGCATGTGAAGAGTACAAAAAAAGGCTTTCGCGGTGGGTAAAAGTAGAAGAAATAGAGATTAAAGAAGAAGATGAAAATAAATATTCTAATATTGAAACTCTTTTAGAAAAAGAAGCTGATAAGGTTTTAAAATTCATAAAGGAAGATGAATTTATAATCGTATGTGACGTTAATGGTTTTGAGTTTTCCTCAGAAGAATTTTCTGAGATTCTAAGAAAAAATATATATAGTGGTAAAAATATTACTTTTATAATTGGCAGTTCCAATGGACTTTCAAATGAAGTGAAAAGAAAAGCTGATTTACTTATTTCATTTTCAAAACTTACTTTTCCTCATCAGCTTTTTAGAGTTTTACTTTATGAACAGATTTACAGAGGATTTTCGATTATTTATGGGACAAAGTACCATAAATAA
- a CDS encoding low molecular weight protein arginine phosphatase, producing the protein MKKKILFVCTGNTCRSPMAEHLLKEKLKKMKIDNVEVESAGLSAFFPQKASRNAILVMNEVGIDISSHVSRLVNEDMIKESTLILTMERYHKEVITKMYPGTADKVFTLKEYVMNTKEDLDVVDPYGGDIEEYRRCRDELNQLIDKLLSKVDDI; encoded by the coding sequence TTGAAGAAGAAAATACTTTTTGTGTGTACAGGTAATACTTGCAGAAGTCCAATGGCAGAGCATCTTTTAAAGGAAAAGCTTAAGAAGATGAAAATTGATAATGTTGAAGTTGAATCAGCTGGGCTTTCTGCATTTTTTCCACAGAAGGCTTCCAGAAATGCTATATTGGTAATGAATGAAGTTGGTATTGATATCTCGTCGCACGTATCAAGACTTGTAAATGAGGATATGATAAAAGAAAGTACTCTTATCTTGACAATGGAAAGGTATCATAAAGAGGTAATTACAAAGATGTATCCTGGTACTGCCGACAAGGTGTTTACTTTAAAGGAGTATGTAATGAATACCAAAGAAGATTTGGATGTTGTTGACCCATATGGTGGAGATATTGAAGAGTACAGAAGGTGCAGAGATGAACTTAATCAACTTATTGATAAACTTTTGTCGAAAGTGGATGATATATGA
- a CDS encoding L-threonylcarbamoyladenylate synthase — MTIIIDAKEGIDYEKLEKAALILREGGLVAFPTETVYGLGANALLKDAVDKIFWAKGRPQDNPLIVHISSKEMLEMCAEITDEKVYVLIERFWPGPLTIVLPKKNVVADNVTAGLSTVGVRMPANKIALELIRLSGVPVAAPSANVSGKPSPTEAKHVIEDLMNKVDVIIDGGKCSFGLESTVVDLSGGEAVILRPGAISYYALKEVLGNIEYSKAVVEGLSGSVPRSPGMKYKHYAPDAKLIIVKGRIDKRIDKINEMKKKLELKGYRVGILCFYETAHNFDSQYKLILGSMFDAKECGRNLFSLLRKFNQLGVDYILCEWGEFNLEFLALENRLYKAAANNIVEVL; from the coding sequence ATGACAATTATCATTGATGCAAAAGAAGGTATAGATTATGAAAAGCTTGAAAAAGCAGCTTTAATATTAAGAGAAGGCGGGCTTGTCGCCTTTCCAACAGAAACTGTGTACGGTCTTGGAGCGAATGCACTTTTAAAAGATGCGGTGGATAAGATTTTTTGGGCTAAAGGAAGACCTCAGGACAATCCGTTAATCGTTCATATATCTTCAAAAGAGATGCTTGAAATGTGTGCTGAAATTACAGATGAAAAGGTTTATGTGCTTATAGAAAGATTTTGGCCAGGACCACTTACAATTGTTCTACCCAAAAAAAATGTGGTTGCTGACAACGTTACAGCAGGTCTTTCCACAGTTGGTGTTAGAATGCCTGCGAACAAAATCGCGCTTGAGCTAATAAGACTTTCTGGTGTACCAGTGGCAGCACCATCAGCAAATGTCTCTGGAAAACCAAGTCCGACAGAGGCCAAGCATGTGATAGAGGACCTGATGAATAAGGTGGATGTCATTATAGATGGTGGTAAATGTTCATTTGGACTTGAGTCAACTGTGGTGGATTTGAGTGGCGGCGAAGCTGTGATTTTGAGACCAGGCGCTATTTCGTATTATGCATTGAAAGAGGTGCTTGGCAATATAGAGTACAGCAAAGCGGTGGTGGAAGGACTAAGTGGGAGTGTTCCAAGGTCACCTGGTATGAAATATAAGCACTATGCACCTGATGCCAAACTTATAATAGTAAAGGGAAGAATTGATAAAAGAATTGACAAGATAAATGAGATGAAAAAGAAATTAGAATTGAAAGGTTACAGGGTTGGCATATTGTGCTTTTATGAGACAGCCCATAATTTTGATTCCCAGTACAAACTCATTTTAGGAAGCATGTTTGATGCAAAAGAGTGTGGAAGAAATCTGTTTTCGCTGTTGAGAAAATTTAACCAACTTGGTGTTGATTATATACTTTGTGAATGGGGAGAATTTAACTTAGAATTTCTTGCGCTGGAAAATAGACTTTATAAAGCAGCGGCAAACAATATTGTTGAGGTGTTGTGA
- a CDS encoding ZIP family metal transporter: MKIFDFEVTLLEINFLVFNLFAFFCGITGAFVGALAGLVFPLNDEKIKDSLIGFTSGLMLGLICFGLIPEAVSISNLLECILVLIASYFMIGILEEALTIRYLLSQNKYLKSGILILVALSLHNFPEGLAIGSSFAVEKSFGILVGIMIIIHDIPEGFVLSLPFKIAKQGKKKILRYAILSGVPTGIGCLVGSVISYINKYVVAGCLACAAGAMLYVVINELIPEYSRKENLKMATVSNMIGIVVALLLLEWLEL, from the coding sequence ATATTTGATTTTGAAGTTACTTTGTTGGAAATAAATTTTTTAGTTTTCAACCTTTTTGCTTTTTTTTGTGGGATAACTGGAGCATTTGTTGGTGCTCTGGCGGGTTTGGTCTTCCCTTTAAACGATGAGAAGATAAAAGACTCCTTAATTGGTTTTACATCGGGACTAATGCTTGGTTTAATTTGCTTTGGACTTATCCCTGAAGCTGTGAGTATTTCAAACTTGCTCGAATGTATTTTAGTATTGATTGCTTCATACTTTATGATTGGGATATTAGAAGAAGCATTGACAATAAGATATTTACTTTCCCAGAACAAATATCTCAAAAGTGGAATACTGATTTTAGTTGCACTTTCTCTTCACAACTTTCCTGAGGGGTTGGCAATAGGAAGTAGCTTTGCTGTAGAAAAGAGCTTTGGAATTTTAGTAGGGATTATGATAATAATTCATGATATTCCAGAAGGATTTGTTCTTTCGTTGCCTTTTAAGATAGCCAAGCAAGGTAAAAAGAAAATATTAAGATATGCAATATTGTCAGGAGTTCCAACAGGTATTGGGTGTTTGGTTGGAAGTGTGATAAGCTATATTAACAAATATGTAGTAGCAGGCTGTCTTGCTTGTGCAGCAGGCGCAATGCTGTATGTTGTGATAAATGAGCTTATTCCAGAGTATAGTCGAAAAGAGAATTTAAAAATGGCAACAGTATCAAATATGATAGGTATTGTTGTAGCACTACTACTTTTGGAGTGGTTGGAATTATGA